The genomic window GCTTGCGCACCGGCTAATAAAAAGAACTTTTCCTGGTTCGGTTGTTGTTGGCCTTGGCGCGCCCCCGGCTGCTGTCTCTCAGCACCCGGTAAATATCGGCCTTGTCCAGAGCCGACGCATAAGTGATCGGCGCCAGGTTGTTCAAATCCCTCGTCTCGGTATCGGCGCCCGCAGCCACCAGCAGCTTGACGACCTCCAGATTGCCATGAACCGTGGCAACGGTAAGGGCGGTTCGGCCAAACTGATCCTGGATCTCGAGGTTCGCTCCCTGGCTCATCAGCGAGCGCGCCACTTCGGGATGGCCGTACTTGGCGGCATAGATCAGGGCCGTCTGGCCTTCCGCATCCTGGAGATTCACCATTGCATTCTGCGAAGCCAGGTACATCACGATGTCCAGGTTGCCGCTCATGGCCGCACCCATCAGAGCCGTCGAGCCTTTCTTCCGCAAGGTCGGTCCCTCGTCGGTGCTCTTGAGGTTCACATCGGCGCCGGCAGCGACCAGCATTTCCGCGATGTCGCGACGCCCCGCCCAGGACGCCTGCATCAGTGCCGTGGCTCCGTAGGCGTCGTGCAGGTTGACTTCAGCCCCCAGGCTGAGCAGGTCGGCGACAATGTCGGAATACCCTTGGACGGATGCCAGCATGAGCGGCGTCATTCCTTCCCGGTCCCTCGCATTGATATTGGCGCCTTGGGAAACGATCTTCCGAATCTTGTGCGATTTCCCTTTGACTGCCGCATCGAGGAGATCTACATTCGCCCGTTCGGTTCTGGCGGCAGCCTCTCGCTTTTTCTGGTCGGTGGGATCCACCTTCTGTTGGCAAATCGCCGAGGACGAGAAAAGGAAAACCAACAAACACACCGCCGCTCCGTAAAATATGCCTTTCCCCTGT from Syntrophobacter fumaroxidans MPOB includes these protein-coding regions:
- a CDS encoding ankyrin repeat domain-containing protein; the encoded protein is MKQGKGIFYGAAVCLLVFLFSSSAICQQKVDPTDQKKREAAARTERANVDLLDAAVKGKSHKIRKIVSQGANINARDREGMTPLMLASVQGYSDIVADLLSLGAEVNLHDAYGATALMQASWAGRRDIAEMLVAAGADVNLKSTDEGPTLRKKGSTALMGAAMSGNLDIVMYLASQNAMVNLQDAEGQTALIYAAKYGHPEVARSLMSQGANLEIQDQFGRTALTVATVHGNLEVVKLLVAAGADTETRDLNNLAPITYASALDKADIYRVLRDSSRGRAKANNNRTRKSSFY